The following are encoded together in the Brassica napus cultivar Da-Ae chromosome A9, Da-Ae, whole genome shotgun sequence genome:
- the BNAA09G32050D gene encoding uncharacterized protein BNAA09G32050D, with protein MATSLASLPTSFCLNHVDECFKRSHTKPSLSSNHQVARRNLIGHSLHCYEPSSTVKRLVVTAATEGSRKSKESQPSWANPDSDEPPPWARGEGGSSSSTSQESFEVPFFVYLLASAITAIAAIGSVFEYSSKNPVFGVLESDSIFYTPVLGFFAFTGIPTSVFLWFKSVEAANKEAAEQDKRDGYR; from the exons ATGGCCACGTCTTTGGCCTCCCTTCCGACAAGTTTTTGTCTGAACCATGTTGATGAGTGTTTCAAACGTTCACACACCAAACCATCATTGTCAAGCAATCACCAGGTCGCGAGGAGGAACCTAATAGGTCACTCGCTGCACTGCTATGAACCTAGTAGTACAGTGAAGAGATTGGTCGTGACGGCTGCGACTGAAGGATCAAGAAAATCTAAAGAAAGTCAACCGTCTTGGGCGAATCCAGACTCGGATGAGCCACCTCCTTGGGCCAGAGGCGAAggaggttcttcttcttctacatctCAAGAGAGCTTTGAGGTTCCCTTCTTTGTTTATCTGCTTGCCTCAGCGATCACTGCCATTGCTGCT ATTGGTTCTGTTTTTGAGTACTCGAGTAAGAATCCAGTGTTCGGGGTGTTGGAATCCGACAGCATCTTTTATACTCCTGTGCTTGGTTTCTTCGCTTTTACTGGAATCCCCACTTCT GTGTTCCTATGGTTCAAATCCGTTGAAGCTGCTAACAAGGAAGCTGCGGAACAAGATAAAAGAGATGGATATCGTTAA